In the genome of Desulfatiglans sp., one region contains:
- the tolQ gene encoding protein TolQ, with amino-acid sequence MNIIQLLHSHLLSATSAAGVGFGSDIIQMFLDAGLVVKLVMFTLIGFSIACWAIIFIKLRFFRYARLETAYFLEIFWEATELTSIYKESKDLFYSPVAQLFIRGYTELIRLKKLKGNGNATLNNISGISEAIERALRRSVIHENSRMEKALAFLATTGNAAPFIGLFGTVWGIMESFRSIGIKGSASLAVVAPGISEALIATAVGLFAAIPAVIAYNYFNSKAAELGTEMETFSADFLSLVVRQSMKGGLDKVEE; translated from the coding sequence ATGAATATCATTCAGCTATTACATTCTCATTTGCTCTCTGCCACATCTGCGGCAGGTGTAGGTTTTGGAAGCGATATTATCCAGATGTTCCTTGACGCAGGGCTTGTTGTCAAACTTGTTATGTTTACACTGATAGGGTTTTCAATAGCATGCTGGGCAATTATCTTTATTAAACTCAGGTTTTTCAGATATGCCAGGCTTGAAACCGCCTATTTCCTGGAGATATTCTGGGAGGCCACAGAGCTTACAAGCATTTATAAAGAGAGCAAAGACCTCTTTTACAGCCCGGTTGCACAGCTCTTTATAAGGGGGTATACTGAACTCATAAGGCTGAAAAAACTTAAGGGGAACGGAAACGCCACCCTGAATAACATCAGCGGGATATCCGAAGCTATTGAAAGGGCACTGAGGAGGTCTGTTATCCATGAAAACAGCAGGATGGAAAAGGCACTTGCATTCCTGGCTACAACAGGAAATGCAGCCCCATTCATAGGCCTTTTCGGTACGGTCTGGGGTATCATGGAGTCTTTCAGGAGCATTGGAATCAAGGGGTCAGCCAGCCTTGCTGTTGTTGCGCCCGGTATATCGGAGGCCCTGATCGCAACAGCAGTTGGTTTGTTTGCCGCTATACCCGCTGTTATTGCCTATAATTATTTCAACAGCAAGGCGGCGGAACTGGGCACAGAGATGGAGACATTTTCAGCAGACTTCCTTTCCCTTGTTGTACGTCAATCCATGAAGGGCGGCCTGGACAAGGTAGAGGAGTAA
- the tolR gene encoding protein TolR, translating to MTTGGSGKKKLMSDINVTPFVDVMLVLLIIFMVTSPMMTQGVDVNLPQTQAKEIKTEEDPLILTVDINREITIEKHKIEFTELEEKLAAMFKYRNNKQLLFRADKDIPYGFIMQVHARIQAAGIEKLGLVVAPEDK from the coding sequence ATGACCACAGGTGGCAGCGGCAAAAAAAAGTTGATGTCAGACATCAATGTAACACCATTCGTTGATGTTATGCTGGTATTATTGATAATATTTATGGTTACAAGCCCCATGATGACTCAGGGTGTTGATGTGAACCTCCCGCAGACACAGGCAAAGGAGATAAAGACAGAGGAAGACCCGCTTATCCTCACGGTTGATATCAACAGGGAGATAACCATAGAAAAGCATAAGATAGAGTTTACCGAGCTCGAAGAGAAGCTTGCAGCCATGTTCAAGTATAGGAATAATAAGCAGCTGCTCTTCAGGGCAGACAAGGATATCCCCTATGGGTTTATCATGCAGGTTCATGCAAGGATCCAGGCGGCAGGTATAGAAAAACTGGGTCTGGTTGTCGCGCCTGAAGATAAATAA
- a CDS encoding cytochrome c: MGWNNLFAAVKERAWQKHEEAGKNWLAFIAFAFCISFIFSVAYSHAQDGKTGDMKKFYQVNCVRCHGADGSAIGVDGKKLKGEDFTDPRWQKNTDDEKMIKVILNGKFFGLAMPGYKEIITREDAKRIVTEIIRKSEKGKIIAP; this comes from the coding sequence ATGGGATGGAACAATCTATTTGCAGCAGTAAAAGAGAGGGCATGGCAAAAACATGAAGAAGCAGGGAAAAACTGGCTTGCCTTTATTGCCTTTGCCTTTTGTATCTCTTTTATCTTTTCTGTGGCCTATTCCCATGCACAGGATGGAAAAACAGGTGATATGAAGAAATTCTACCAGGTTAACTGCGTAAGATGCCACGGGGCAGACGGCTCTGCAATAGGGGTAGACGGCAAAAAGCTAAAGGGTGAGGACTTTACAGACCCCAGATGGCAGAAGAACACTGATGATGAAAAGATGATCAAGGTAATTCTTAATGGCAAATTTTTCGGGCTGGCAATGCCTGGATATAAAGAAATTATAACCCGTGAGGATGCAAAACGGATCGTTACAGAGATCATAAGGAAGAGTGAAAAGGGAAAAATCATTGCGCCATAG